A genomic stretch from Thermodesulfobacteriota bacterium includes:
- a CDS encoding toxin-antitoxin system HicB family antitoxin has translation MRKYFGRFVVRLAAEDHRRVHLAANKAGGSRCCPGSTTQSLGRGPGVLERSPVPPRPNRQQRGRKR, from the coding sequence GTGCGGAAGTACTTCGGCCGGTTCGTGGTCCGCCTCGCCGCCGAGGACCACCGGCGGGTCCACCTGGCGGCGAACAAGGCGGGGGGGAGCCGGTGCTGCCCAGGATCCACCACCCAATCTCTGGGGCGGGGTCCGGGAGTCCTGGAGCGCAGCCCCGTGCCGCCTCGACCGAACCGCCAGCAGCGAGGCCGAAAGCGGTGA
- the murI gene encoding glutamate racemase has product MPSRPVAVFDSGVGGLSVLREVHRLLPGEDLLYLADQAHVPYGPRAPEEVRGLCEGAARFLLAQGAKLVVVACNTACAAALHHLRETFPCVPFVGMEPAVKPAARASRSGVIGVLATPGTLQGRPFCSVVERFAQGVRVLTRTCPGLVEAVEAGETGGPRLRALVEEAVAPLLAEGIDALVMGCTHYPLALAAIREVCGPGVELVDPAPAVARQVRRRLEELGLRRDAEAGGRTSFATTGDRERLAAQLRALWSPLEEVRGVRWRGGEVG; this is encoded by the coding sequence TCGACTCGGGAGTCGGAGGCCTCTCGGTCCTCCGGGAGGTGCACCGCCTCTTGCCCGGGGAGGATCTCCTCTACCTGGCGGACCAGGCCCACGTGCCCTACGGCCCCCGGGCCCCGGAAGAGGTGCGCGGGCTCTGCGAGGGGGCGGCCCGGTTCCTTCTGGCCCAGGGCGCCAAGCTCGTGGTGGTGGCCTGCAACACCGCCTGCGCCGCGGCCCTGCACCACCTGCGCGAGACCTTCCCCTGCGTGCCCTTCGTGGGCATGGAGCCCGCGGTGAAGCCCGCCGCCCGGGCGAGCCGCTCCGGTGTCATCGGGGTGCTCGCCACCCCCGGCACCCTCCAGGGCCGGCCCTTCTGCAGCGTGGTGGAGCGGTTCGCCCAGGGGGTGCGGGTGCTCACCCGGACCTGCCCCGGCCTCGTGGAGGCGGTGGAGGCGGGCGAGACGGGAGGGCCCCGTCTCCGGGCCCTGGTGGAGGAGGCCGTGGCGCCGCTCCTGGCCGAAGGCATCGACGCCCTGGTCATGGGGTGCACCCACTACCCCCTCGCCCTTGCCGCGATCCGCGAGGTGTGCGGCCCCGGCGTGGAGCTCGTGGACCCCGCCCCCGCCGTGGCCCGGCAGGTGCGCCGCCGGCTCGAGGAGCTCGGGCTCCGCCGGGACGCCGAGGCCGGGGGGCGGACGAGCTTTGCCACCACCGGCGACCGGGAGCGCCTCGCGGCCCAGTTGCGCGCGCTGTGGAGTCCCTTGGAGGAGGTGCGGGGGGTGCGGTGGCGGGGTGGGGAGGTGGGGTAG